The genomic segment GTGAACGACAGaagctagagacccaggagaAGAAAATCATTGCAGACATCAAGAAGATGGCCAAGCAGGGCCAGATGGTGAGCTCAGTTGGGCAAAGGCTGGGACACAGGACTAGGTGCTGTTTGGTCAGACATTGCTCTAACCACAGACCATGTATGACAGGACACCAAAAGATAGGTGCTTTGAGTGAAACAAAGGGCAAGCAGGGCTTCCGTATTTTGGGGATCCAGAAAGACTGCCTCCCAGAAGGTGACATCAGGGCCACAAACCTTGAGTAATAGAGAGTGAGCCTGTGAAAATCCAAGCAACCAGTGCGTGAAACAGATGAAGCAAATGTTCCATGAGTGAGTGATAGGTGAGCTCAGGAGAGAGGATAGGCCAGACCAGTTGAAATCAAGGGCCACAGTGGGAGTGGAGTCAGAGGTGTTAATGCAAAGAGATGTGGCCTGAAATACACTGTGCCCTGGAGCTCAGtaaaagagacagaggggcacctggatggcttagttggttgagcatccagcttaggctcaggtcatgatctcacagttcatgagttctagccctgcatagggttcactgctgtcagtgcagagcctgcttcatatcctctgccccccacccctcaaaactaagttaaaataaaataagacaccCTGAAGCACTAGGGAGCAGAGCCCAGGACAGGTGATAGAGCTTGAACCTGAGCAGTTGGGTTGAGGACGTGCCAATTCCCAGAATAAGCAAGGCAAGGAAGAGATTTAAGGAAGTCAGGAGCTATGGATAGATTTACATGTGATGTGGGATAAAGAGCTTGAGGTATGAGCCTAtgtgaggtggagggagaggcaaATTCATCAGCCAGGAATAGACATCCTAAGTCAAGGGAGTGTGACTCTAGATATGGAGGGAAAAGGATGACTGAATACAGTGAGCTCAGCCTTCCTTCCAGCGTTTGTGGGTCAGAGAAGTAAGCTACAAAGGAGCCTATGGAGTGGTGCCCCAAGAGACAGGAGAATGAggttgggaggagggagggggaagtgaCCACTGGGTTTAACCACATGTAAATTGCTGAAAACATCAATTGGAATGGTGCAATTGGAGCCTCTTCCCTCAGCCCACTCTCCCTGCCACCTTTGTCCACTCCCTCAGGATGCCGTGCGAATCATGGCAAAAGACTTGGTGCGCACTCGGCGTTATGTGCGCAAATTTGTGTTGATGAGGGCCAACATCCAGGCTGTGTCCCTGAAGATCCAGACACTGAAGTCTAACAACTCAATGGCACAAGCTATGAAGGGGGTCACCAAAGCCATGGGCACCATGAACAGACAGGTGCGCCTCCcccattccccttccctcctcccccaactaATGTCAGGGACCAGACTCAGACtcaccctccccacaccccacttcCAGCTGAAGTTGCCTCAAATCCAGAAGATCATGATGGAATTTGAGCGGCAGGCCGAGATCATGGACATGAAGGAGGAGATGATGAATGATGCAATTGATGATGCCATGGGTGATGAGGAAGATGAAGAGGAGAGGTTAGGGGACACCAggtgtggggagggtgggaatGGATGCGGGGTCCTCATACAGGCCTGGCCCTCATAaaattcttctctcttcccaagtGACGCCGTTGTGTCCCAGGTCCTGGATGAGCTAGGATTGAGCCTGACAGATGAGCTGTCAAGTGAGTGCACCAAACCTTGGGCCCTGTCCCACCCAACAGTCCAGCCACAGCccgacccctcccctcccagcatTATTCCTTTCTACAGGAGCTGTCCTATTCCCCCCACTCTGTAGACCTCCCCTCTACCGGAGGCTCACTCAGTGTGGCTGCCAGTGGGAAGAAAGCAGAAGCCGCAGCCTCAGCCCTAGTAGATGCCGACGCAGACCTGGAGGAACGGCTCAAGAATCTGCGGAGGGACTGACAACCCTATACCACCCTGGTGGGAGGCAGGCAATAGATGCCCGGCAGTTTTACTGTACTTCTTCTGTAATAAAGGATTGGACACTAATTCCTAGGCCTATGTGACTGGCCTGATGTGGGCCAGGCTGGGGTCCCTTGGGACAGAGGTCACATACAGGCTTGGTAAAGGGGTGGTTGGCATGCCTGGCAGAAGGCCAAGTGCCACATTAGGGGGGGTGTGAGATAAAGAAGGCTGGACTGCTTCCCTGTTTGTGGCAGTGGTTGACAGGTCAAGTGTCCGGGGATGTTCAGTTTGGGAGCGGACGGTCAGCTGTGAGCCCTGCTTCAGCACCCCTCCCAAGGTCTCCAGTGCCTATCACCTTGAAGACAGTGGGTTTCCCACATACCCTGGAAGTCTGGGCTCATCTGCCAGGGATCCTCAAACACCCAGCTCAGTATGGTACCATCTGATTATGAAAAATAGTTATACCCAAGTCTAGGAAGCACTCAGGAAGAATGGCCACCATGCAGGATGTATCTGGGGCTTCACCCTGCCTGCCCCACACATCAGCCTGGACCTTCCCACCTAGAGGGCACCCAACAACCTCCAACATGTTCACCATGCGACCCTTCCCCCAATCTGAAACACTCTCTCCATTGGGAAGGGCCCAAGAAGGATGCTCTTCCCTATCCCATGGACACCAAGGTGGCTGAGGGCAAATGCCCCCACACCTCTCTGTCCACCAGGGCATGGTGAGGGAATTGAGACAAGGCCCCAGGACCACGGCCCCCACCAAAAGAGGCCTGAAGAACTGGTGAAGTTTTTATTAAATCCACATAAGTAAAAACCATATTGTGAAGGACTGGGGGATGGGGCCACCAAGAAGTAGGAGCCAGGCCACCagaggggggcgtgggggagaggAGATTTGACAGGACAGAGAACAGAGCCACGTTGGGTTGGCCTGAGAGGCCACAGCCTCAGGGGCCATCACCAGGACCACTGGATAGCTCCTGGGCACTCAGGCCAGCACCAGGCAGGCTCAGCGGTGGGGGCTCCACCAGCACAGCTGAGAACTTGGTGTCACCAAAGGCCTCGTTCATGCGAGTCTCGAAGAAGCGTTGCAGGCCGATGATGGACTGCACATCTGCCTTGTCCTGAGCCAGGCATATTGCAGTAGGTGGGTCCtagctctccctcctcccacctaccctccccctgccaccaGCCCCATTCTCCCCAAGCTCACCTCTGTCAGCTTGTTGAACTGCTTAAACATGCGGCCCACATCCTGGGCAAACTCCTGGGGGGAGCTATAGGGAGGTGACAACTTCTCCTGGAGACGGGCGCGGATCAGGGTTAAGTCCAGGGTGCCGCCAGGCTGATCCTGTAGACAGAGGCCAGGCTGAAAGTGAGGCCAGGcagccccacccccctctcccccactgaaGTCCCAGGACTCACCAGGGAGAAAGTGGAGTCAGTAGCCAGCTGGTGCAGGGGACGGCAGGGCTCGTGACAAAACAGGGCCAGCAGGACACGCTCACACTTCTATGAACAGGACAAGTGACATCAGAGCCAAAGAGGAGTAAGGCTGCTGAGCAACTCTTAAAGGAGCAGGCCCTCACCCTCACCTGCTGGTTGGCTGGCGAGAGCTTGGCCACCACACCAGTGCTATCACCACCATCCAGACTCAGGCTGCCATCTTCCTCTTTCAGATCAGGTAGCACATGGCAGAGAGAGCAAC from the Prionailurus viverrinus isolate Anna chromosome E2, UM_Priviv_1.0, whole genome shotgun sequence genome contains:
- the CHMP2A gene encoding charged multivesicular body protein 2a, translating into MDLLFGRRKTPEELLRQNQRALNRAMRELDRERQKLETQEKKIIADIKKMAKQGQMDAVRIMAKDLVRTRRYVRKFVLMRANIQAVSLKIQTLKSNNSMAQAMKGVTKAMGTMNRQLKLPQIQKIMMEFERQAEIMDMKEEMMNDAIDDAMGDEEDEEESDAVVSQVLDELGLSLTDELSNLPSTGGSLSVAASGKKAEAAASALVDADADLEERLKNLRRD